GCCAAATGATCGATTTCGGTGAATGGGCAAGCGAAGAAAAAGCCATCCCTGGTGCACCTGATCTTTCTGATGCAGAAGGCTGGTCAGAAGAATCTTAATTATTGTTGTCACTATTTCCCCTCTGTCATCGTCTAAACTAATAACGATAACGAGCAGAGGACGATTATGCAGACAACCACATCCCCGACCGATAACACCAGCGAGAGTAATCCTCTCCACCACTTTTCAGGCATTGAGTTCGAACAACTACGAACTCAAATGCTCAAGTTCGCGATTCTGCAAATTCAAAACGAAGCACTGGCCGAAGAAGCAGTGCAAGAGGCAATGCTTGCAGCTTATCAATACCGAGAAAAATTCTCTCGCCAAGCGGCGCTCAAAACTTGGGTGTTCGCTATTTTAAAAAATAAATTGATCGATCTACTACGTAAAGAAAAGCGTTTTACTGCCGCGGAAGATCTAGCTGAAGGCTCGGGTTTGCATGGCGATGCATTACTCGAGAAGTTATTTGATGAGCGGGGGCATTGGCAAAAACATGAGCGGCCAACAAAATGGCATGATCCTGAAAACCAAGCAGAGAATAAGCACTTTTGGCGCATATTCGATACCTGTTTGCGTATGATGCCAGAAAAGTACAGTCGCCTCTTCATGATGCGCGAGTTCTTAGAGCTCGAAAGT
This genomic window from Vibrio tritonius contains:
- the yacG gene encoding DNA gyrase inhibitor YacG; protein product: MSNKPTVVKCPQCGSPVEWSEKSPFRPFCSKKCQMIDFGEWASEEKAIPGAPDLSDAEGWSEES
- a CDS encoding sigma-70 family RNA polymerase sigma factor, whose protein sequence is MQTTTSPTDNTSESNPLHHFSGIEFEQLRTQMLKFAILQIQNEALAEEAVQEAMLAAYQYREKFSRQAALKTWVFAILKNKLIDLLRKEKRFTAAEDLAEGSGLHGDALLEKLFDERGHWQKHERPTKWHDPENQAENKHFWRIFDTCLRMMPEKYSRLFMMREFLELESEEICSNENISGNYLNVTLYRARLRLRECLEIRWFEQEQQS